The Marinobacter bohaiensis genome segment TTTTCGCCAATCAGGCCAATCTTGTCGCCGCGGATCACCGTCAGTTCCAGATCGCGGATAACAGGCTTGCTCTCATCGTACGCAAAGGAGGCCTGCCGGGCCTCTACAACCAGCTTTCCGGAGCGGGCCGCATCCTCGATCGCAAAGCTGGCGTTGCCGCCTCGCTCACGCCGTTGCCGGCGCTCGTCCCGCATGGCCTTGAGCGCCCTGACCCGCCCCATATTGCGGGTCCGTCGCGCCTTGATGCCCTGACGGATCCACGCCTCTTCCTGCTTGAGCTTGCGGTCGAACTCAGCGTTGTGACGCTCCTCTTCCTCAAGCGCCTTTTCCTTGAGCGTCAGGTAACGGTCGTAATCCGCCGCGAAGCTCACCAGCTGTCCACGATCGAGCTCGACAACACGGGTTGCCAGACGGCGTATAAACGCCCGGTCGTGGCTCACGAACAGGATCGCCCCCGCGAACTGGCGCAAGGTGTCTTCCAGCCAGGCAATGGCGGGCACATCCAGGTGGTTGGTCGGCTCATCCAGGAGAAGAATATCGGGCTCGGCGACCAGGGCCTTGGCCAGCAACACACGCCGCTGCCAGCCACCGGAAAGCGTCTTCAAGACCGAATCCGGATCGATGCTGAACTGGGCCAGGATGGCATTGACCTTCTGATCCAGGCGCCAGCCGTCCAGCGCTTCGAGCTTTTCCTGGACTTTCATCAGACGGTCGAGACTGGCCTCGTCGGCCTGCTGCGACAGGGTATGGAACTCCGCCAGCAGGGCGCCGGTTTCCGGAAAGGCGTCCGCCACCACCTGGTAGGCGCTACGCTCATCGTCCGACGGCAGCATCTGCGGCAGGGAGGCCAGCACCGAGCCGTCGTCCAGTCGCACTGAGCCGCTGTCCGGCGTCGCCAGTCCCTGGACAACTTTGAGCAGTGTCGACTTGCCCTCGCCATTGCGACCGAGCAGGCAGACACGCTCGCCGCGCTCGACGGTCAGTTGGGCGTCATCCAGCAGCGGATGCAGGCCGAAAGCCAGTGACACGTTTTCCAGGGAAAGCAAGGGCATGAATCAGTGTTCCTCTTTCAATTCCACATCGAACCAGTCGCCGACACGGATGCCGCCGGTACCGCTATGAATACCGTTGACGCCGAACATCACGCCATCCGGCGTGCGGCGAAAACGTCCCAGTTCGCGTAAGGGTTGCAGGTCCGCCGCTTTTTCACCCTTGTCCGGATCCACCGTCGTCATCACACAGCGGGAACAGGGTTTGACCAGATCCAGGCGCAGGCCGTCGATCGTCAGGGCCCGCCACTGATCTTCGGCAAAGGCGTCGCCGCCGGAGACGACGATATTGGGACGGAAGCGACGCATATCAAAGTCCTGCCCCGCTCGCGCCGACAGGGCCTGTAGCGATGCGGTGTGGGTGACCAGAAACGGGAAACCATCGGCGAAACTGACGCGGCGCTCCGCCAGCGAGTAATTATGGTCCACCGGCCGCAGACTGGAGTTCGGCATGTAGACCAACGAGACGGGCGTATACAGCCATCGGCTGAGTCGCTCCGAGGCATCGCCGGCTGCAAAGCGCGCCTTGACCCAATCCCGCCAGACGCGTACGCGCTGCTCAGTGCCGGACGGCTCGACCGCGACGGCATCGGCCTCACCGGGGAGCGTCAGAACCAGGCGACCGTCATGCAGGTCCGCCTGGATCAGGGCCAGGCGGGGTTGCTCCCGCTGCGTCACGAAGCAGCCCTCCGGATCGACAAGCATCCAGCGCCGATCGCCGGCCGGCCCGAAATCATCGAGCGTCATGCTCGTCAGGGAGACGCCTCGGAGGGACTTGACCGGGTAGTAAAACAGCTGCTCGACTTTGACCTTCGCCATGACGCCCCTCCTTGTAAAAGAAGCAAGGATACCAGCGCCTGCAGACAGCGTCAGTCAGAAACGAAAAAGCCCGGCACTAAGGCCGGGCTTTTTCTGGAATCTGGAGCGGGAAACGAGATTCGAACTCGCGACCCCAACCTTGGCAAGGTTGTGCTCTACCAACTGAGCTATTCCCGCTTATTTCGAAGCTGCCTGAGCAAGCTTTTGATCTGTTTTGAGGGGCGTTCCCCTCTCAACGGCTGCGTATTCTACGGATCCCGACGCGGCCGTCAACCATTTTCTTCATTCTTTTTTTCCAGTGCTTGCGTGGCCATCAGGCCAGACAGGCGCTCGTCACTCCAGGCTGATGCCGCGGCACTGATCGCATCGTCGGCGTCGGCGGTAGAAGCTGCGTCAGACGAGGCCGTGCTCGCCGCTGACGAATCGTCAGCGGTAGCCGTTTCGCTGGAGGCCGCATCACTGTCCGTCGAGTCGACAGTCTCAGTGGACTCAGTGCTCGCCCCCGCCGCCGATGAGGCCGGAATCAGGCTCTGTGCAATCCCCAGGGCCAGGCTCTGCCCCAGCAACCCGACGGCATTGCCGCTCTCCTGCTGAGTCGTACCCGATCCCGACAGCGATTGCTCCAGCGTCTGACCGAAAATCTGGCTGAAGCTGTCGCTGGATGCGGTGTCGGTCGATGTGGCCAGCTCGCCGCTGTCGGTCGCTGGAAACAGCCCAGAAGGCAAAATCGAACTCAAATCCATGGAATCACTCCCAAAAACTGTCCAACTGAACCAGGTCACGGACCTGAATGCTGGCCGGCATAATGCCCGTTACCGGGGCCAGCACGCTGTGATCCGGGAACACCCGAACCACTTCGAAGTCCAGCCCCGAATCACTGAAACTGGCGTAACTCACGCCCTGGTCATCGATAAACCGCTCCTCGTACTTGAGGCGGAAGACGGTGTCCCGGCGCAGCCCCTGGCGCGCGCCGATCGCCACATCGACACGGTTCGGCTGGACCCGGATGACCCGCGCCGCCGGTCGTGCGCAGGCGACGAGACCCGCCATGTCATCCACCGCCGTCTTCGTGAGACGCTCGACTTCCAGACCGTATTCCGAGTCCCAGAAGCGGTCGCTGTCGACACCGACACGTTCGGTGGCCTTGAACGGCCAGACCGTGCGCGTTCGATACTGCTGCGAGCGAATGACATCCCCCGACAGCCCATCGACGATGTCGACGGTCATGGAAAACTGCCGCACCAGCGAGTCACCGCCGAGCAATCCCCCGTCCACCTGGCCCAGGGAGATGTTGTCGATTCGCCCCTGCATCACGTACTGACTGCGCGAGCGCTCGGCCAGATAGCGGTATTCAAGGCCCGCAGGCCGGTCGCGACTGCCGGCGTTTACCTGTATCGGTAGCGGACGATCAACCACCTCATTGACCAGGAAGTCTTTCGGCACCCCGTTCAGCGCTTCCCGAAATCGCTCCGTCAGGGCCTCCGGAAGACGCTCCAACTGCCCCCAGGCAGACTGATCCGCCGTATCCAGCGTGAACGGAAGCAACGTAACCGACTTGCTGATCGGCGGCGCCCCGCAGACCTGATCGGCGCGCGCAATGTCGAGTCGCAACTGGACCCTGGCCCTGGCGTCGTATTCGTACTCCTTCACCAACTGGACGCTACGAATCAGCCCGCCATCGCGCGTGACGAAAAGCACCCCGCCTTCGGGGCTGGCGAGCTGCACATCCACATCCTTGACCAGCGACACTGACGCGCCAGCCGAAAGCACAGCATCGCGAATGGCTACCTGGGCTGCTTCGCGCATGGCGAAACCATAGTTGTCGTTGATGATGGCGGCACTGCCCTCGCCGCTGTGCCAGGCGGCCTGCACCTGGGAGACGAAGGCCAGCCCGATCAGCAGGCGTCTCAATACCACCATGGGTGATCCTGCAGCGAACTTTCGGTGACCGACTCGTCCAGTTCATCGAGCACCGACTTGTCCAGGGTCAGTTTGGTGGTATACATCTTGCCATCGATACCGTGTGCGACGATGGCCGCCCCGCGCACGATCCCTTCAACACGAACTTCCCGCACCTCGTGTTCGACGCCCTGGTCGTCGACGCTGGTGCGGGCCCGCACCTTGACCCCGTAGATCTGTTCGGCCAGACGTTCATAGGCCTCCTCGCGGGAAGCCTCCATCGCCTGCATGAGCTTTTCTTCATAGCTGGGGCCCGGCTGGGTATTGATCGGTGCATAGCCCTCGGCTTCAAGCACGGTCTTCTCGTCTTTATCCATAATCTTGTAACGGGTGAGTTGTTCGGCGCTGCAGGCAGTCAGCAGCAGGCTCAGGCTAATCAGGAAAATGACGAGTCGCATCAGAACGGCCAGACCTCAGGATCATTCAGTTTATCGGCAAGCCATCCCAGGCGCTGACTGTCCGCCAGCGAACCGGTGCCGGAGTATTCAATTCTGGCGTTGGCGATCTTGGAGGAATCGATGGTGTTGTTGTCGTTAACATCCTTGGCACGGATGACGCCGGTCAGGCGGATGTACTCCTTGCCATTGTTGATCAGCAGCCATTTATCGCCACGGATCACCAGGTTGTCGTTGCGCAGAACCTTGGTGACGGCCACCGTCAACTCACCCTCGAAACCGTTGCTCTGACTGGCCGTGCCGTCTCCCTTGAACGTCTGCTCCTGGTCGAGGTCCAGCTGGACCTCGTTGTCACCAATTTCCAGGTTGCCACCCGGTACGCCGATCGGTTCAAGATTGAACTGGCTGGTTTTCTTGAGGCTCGTGGTGCCCTTCTTGGTTGCCTTGGTGGACTCCTCCAACTGAACGGAAATGATATCCCCGACGTGAAAGTGGGACCGTTCCTGATAGAGACCACGGGACACGCCGGGCTGGTAGATGGAGCCGGTCGGCACCTGCTCCGCCGGCTCGGCCTGCGGCTCCATGGCGGCGAAGAACGGATCATCGGGATCGGCCTCTTCCAGCTGCCCCATGGGCGACCCGGTTTCCAGTCGGTGGGTATAGTCGTTACTGGCCTGCTCATCGGTGGTTGCACACCCTTGAAGCCAGATAGGCACACAAACACTGATAACAATCAAACTGCGACGCACGTGACGACAACCTCCTGACACGTTGGTTTTGCTCTGCAAGTCATGGTATCGATTCCAGTGTTTGATGCGGTTAAGCCAGTGTTAGATTGGGTAAAGATTCCCGCCAACCCATGACAAGGCACGACCAATGCGCCGATAATGCAGGCCGCTTCGAAAAGTCTGGATTCTATGTATCAAGCACTGCTGGTCGACGACGACCGAGAATTAACGGGGATGCTGACGGCCTATCTGAATCGTGAAGGGTTCGGAGTCAAGGCCGTTCATACCGGAGAGGAAGGCGAGATGGAGGCGCTGTCGGGCCGCCATGACATCGTCGTTCTGGACGTCATGCTGCCCGGCCTTTCCGGCATTGAGGTACTCGGCCGGATTCGCGGCCAGAGCCAGGTGCCGGTGTTGCTGCTGACCGCACGCGGCGACGATATCGACCGGATCTCCGGTCTCGACCTCGGTGCCGACGACTATGTCCCCAAACCCACATCGCCGGGCGAGCTGGTAGCGCGGCTGCGGGCGATTCTTCGCCGCACTCATCGCGAAGCCCAACAGACGCCGGAAAACGGTCTGATCCAGGCGGGCGCCCTGAATCTCTGGCCCAGCCGCCGTACCGCGGAATGGAACGGCGCGCCGCTGCAACTGACCAGTACGGAATTCAACCTGCTGGAAGAGCTGGCCCGTCACGCCGGCAAACTGGTCAGCAAACAGGAGTTGTCGAGCAACGCTTTGGGGCGACCGCTGACCCGCTTTGACCGCCGCATTGACGTCCACGTCAGCAGCATCCGCCAGAAGCTCGGCCAGCGTCCGGACGGGCAGTCCTGGATTCACACAGTTCGCGGCCTGGGATACATGCTGGTGACCGAATGAAGCCCAGCCCACTGTTCTGGAAGTTCTTCATCGCTTTCTGGCTGGCGATTACCCTGTCCTTTTTTGTCGGCGCCGCGCTGTTCCGGTTCACCGATCACAACCGGCCGGACCCAAAAACCGCCGAACGCATGATGTCGATCGATCATTCCCGCCGGGTGATCGAACGGGACGGGATCGAGGTCGCTCGCCCGCTCCTCGACTGGGTCACACGACCGGGCGGCGGTTCGCTGGCGCTGCTGGACAGCAACGACAAGGTGATTGCCGGCCAGCGGCCCGACCAGTTCGCCACCGTCATCCCCGTGACCGGACCCGAGGGCCAGCGTTTCCGCTTCGTATCCGCCGACAGGCTCCAACACCTCGGACCGCCCCGCCCCAACGATCTGGTACCGGTGGCGATTGGCGCTGTGGTGAGCGTCCTTTTCAGTCTTTTCCTAGCCTGGTACCTGGCTCGGCCCCTGATCCTGATCCGCGACGGCCTGCGCTCCATTGGCGGCGGACAGCTCTCCACCCGAGTCCGCCACCTGCTGGGGCGACGCAAGGACGAGATCGGTGAGCTGGGCGACGATTTCGATCGCATGGCCAGCCATCTGCAGAAGCTCATCGAAGAAAAGCGCCGGCTGCTGCACGACATCTCTCACGAGTTGCGCTCGCCGCTGGCTCGACTGCGGGTGGCCACTGGCCTGCTGACCCAATCCCGCGACCCGCAGCCGGGCATGCTGGAACGCATCGAACGGGAGGCGGAGCGACTGGAGGGGCTGATTGAGGAGATCCTGACGCTGTCCTACCTGGAAAGCGGCTCCGACAAGCCGCTGACTGAGCGCGTCGACGTGATCGAACTGCTCAATGTGATTGCCGACGACGCCGATTTCGAGGCCAGCAGCAAGCGGTGCGCCGTTACCCTGGAGGCACCGGGGCAGTTCGTCACGCGGGTGTCCGGGGAGCTGCTCTACCGGGCGTTCGAGAACGTTATCCGCAACGCCGTGAAGTACACCACCGAGGGCACGACGGTTCGTATTTCCGTCGCCGTCGATACGGGGTCGGAGCAACTGGCGGTCGATATCATCGACCAGGGCCCGGGAGTGCCGGAATCGATGCTGGATGACATTTTCCTGCCGTTCAAACGCCTCGATTCCCAGCAAACCACCGAAGGTGTCGGCCTGGGGCTGGCTATCGCACAGCGCGCTATCGCCGTCCACAACGGCCATATCTCGGCAAGTCAGGCCACCGGCGGCGGCTTACACGTCACCATCCGCCTGCCCCGTTGGGAAGACAGCGGCGACTGACCGACAGCCGCTCACGCAGAGATCACCACCGATCGCCGCAGGTGCGCCGAATTCGCTATCCAGCACCATACGAATCATCCGTTCGAACAGAGCCCGCAACCAGCCAGCATCAAACGCCCTGCCCAACAGCACGCCGTCAAACCCGAGACCGGTCACCAGCCCCACCAGCAACTCGGCGTCCCGGCGCGGGTGAGACGCCCCAAGCCGGACCAGCAACGCCTGCACGCTGTCGATCCAGGCGCGCCGATAGTTACGGGCCAGCTCTTCCAGCAAGGTATCCCGCATGGCTTCAACCAGGAACGCCTTCTCGACCAGGATCGCGTTGCGGTTATCGCGGATCTGGGTGGCGAAGTATCGGGTCGCACATTGCGCCAACGCCTCGGCGAGCCCCGCACGGCCCGGTGCAGCGCTCAACCGTTCTTCACTCGCCTCACCATCGATGATCGTTTCCATGGCCGTGTAAAAATCACGGATCCGCTGGTTGGATTTTTCCGCAAACAGTATGAAGGCATCGAGGATGAGTTCATCAATGTCGCGGAAATAGTAGGTGGTGGATGCCAGGGGAACGCCGGCACGACGGGCCACCGACCGATGCTTGATTTCCCGCACGCCGTCGGTCGTGGCTATATCGAGCGCCGCCTCCAGAATCTGCCGCCGCCGCTGCTCGCTCTTGGCCCGTACGGTCTTTCGTCCCTGGTATTGAATCGAGTCGCGCAAACCCCCACCGACGGCGTTAACCGGGTCGTGCTTACCGTCTGTCATTATTTATTCCGTTCTTATGGGACACTCTGTGGCCAGGCTCATTGACCCATCCACGGGTAACTACTCAGACACACCACAGAGTGTCGCGGAAAAGAAACAGCGAGATAGTGACTTGAATCAATAAAGCGGATTAATCCACGCCATCCTATTGCCCGAACGCCGGTCCGCCATCGCGCAGATAGCCCTCTTCCTCTGGCGTAGAGCGCCGTCCAAGCAGCCGGTTACGGTGTGGAAACCGCCCAAACCGGGCCACGATGTCCCGATGACTCACGGCGGATTGATGGAAACTGCGCAGGACGTCCTTCAGGCGACCGTCGGCCAGGGCCACCAACTGCTCATACAAGGCCACACCCCGCTCCTGGTGCGTCAATTTTTCCGAATGCTGGAGCGGCATGAAGAAAAAGGCCCGCTGGATCAGTGGCAGGGTCACATCATGTCCGCGCTCCAGGCCCGCCAGGCAGTTCTTGAGGGCCTGTGGATCGGCGTCAAACGCCATCGCGCGTCCGCGATGAATGTTGCGGGGGAACTGGTCAAGCAAGAGCAGTTCCGCCAGGGCCCCGCCCGGCTCGTCACGCCAGGACTCGAGGCCATTTTCCGACGCCACCAGCACCAGGCTGAAAAACCGGCGGCGGATCTCCCAGTCGAAGGATCGGGAGGCCTGGAACCAGCGCTGACGAAGCTCCGTTGCGGGAACGCCGTCGTCATCCAGTTCGCCAAACCAGAAATACAGGACTTCCTCCCAGGAAAACATCAGCGGCGTCCCCATTCGATTCGGTGCCCACTGCTCCAATCGGCCATAATGTACGTAGTCCTCCGGTAACTTACGTTGTAACTCACGTTTTAACCCTGTTGATACGAGGAGATAGTATCAAAATGTCCGACCATCGCGTTCTCCTGCTGGCACATGGCAGTAGTGATCCCAAGTGGTGTGCCACTTTCGAGAAACTGGCCGCCCCCAGCCTGTCGTCCATTCCGGACGCCGCCATCGCCTACATGGAGTTGAGCCAGCCATCACTGGACGACGAGGTCCGGCGCGCCGCCGCCGATGGCGTCAAATCCATAACCGTCCTGCCCCTGTTCCTGGCCGCCGGCCGACATCTCCGCAAGGATGTACCCGCCATGCTGGAACGGCTCTCGACAGAGCACGGTATCGCCATTGAGCTGTCCGCCCCGGTTGGCGAACATCCTTTGCTGGGCGATGCCATACGGCATATCGTAGAGGAAAGCCTGACTCAATAATCACTGGGGGCGCCGCATGATTCAACACATTCTGGTCACCGGCGGTACCGGGTTCATCGGCCAGCGTTTGTGTCCGGAGCTGCTGGAGCGGGGCTATCGTCTGACCATCCTCAGCCGCCGCGATGATGCTGAAGTCCGGGCCCGTTGCGGGCGCGTAAACAGCATCCAGTCAACCGAGGCGGTTCGTGACCTCGACGACATCCACGCCGTGATCAACCTGGCCGGCGAAGGCATCGCCGAGGGCCGCTGGACCGAAGCCCGCAAACAGGCGTTACGGGATAGCCGCATCGCCCTCACCCATACCCTGATTGATGCCCTGGAACAGCGGACACAGCGGCCGGACATCTTTGTTTCCGGCTCAGCCGTGGGCTATTACGGCAGTCACGGCGGTGAGGCCGTCACCGAGGACGCACCGCCGCGGGACGAGTTCACCCACCAACTATGCGCCGACTGGGAAGCCGCTGCCCGCCGCGCCGAGGCCTGGGGTGCCCGGGTCTGCCTGTCGCGCACCGGCGTCGTCCTGGATCGTGACGGTGGTGCCATGGCCCGGCTGCTCCTGCCCTTCCGGCTTGGTCTCGGAGGGCGCCTGGGAGACGGCCAGCAATACATGCCCTGGATTCATCGCGAGGACGTGGTGCAGGCCCTCATCTGGATGCTGGAGTCACCGGACGCATCCGGTCCCTACAACGTGGTGAGCCCCCATCCGGTCACCAACAAGGCCTTCACCCGCGCTATGGGCAAAGCCCTGCACCGGCCCACGCTGTTCACGGTGCCCGCGTTCGCCCTGCGCGCCGCGATGGGTGAACAGGCGGTGCTGTTACTCGAGGGTCAGCGCGCCCTCCCCGCGAGACTGCAGCAAACCCAGTTCGAGTTCCGATACCCGGAGCTGGAAGACGCGCTGCACCAGATTGTCTGAGCGATTCGATCTGCATCCGGCGCACCGCTATGCTCGGGGCGCTGGTTGCCGTGGATTGGAAGAGCAGATCGACAGAGGCGCATGCCCGGTCAATCCAGGCCGACGCTGCGCCTGAAACCCGAAAAGCAGATTTTTTTATAAAAGGGTTTGACAGCGTCCAGCGCCTTACCTAATATACGCGCCACCTCGACGAGGCAAGCTTTTGAAGCCGATGCGTCCCCTTCGTCTAGTGGCCTAGGACTCCGCCCTTTCACGGCGGCAACAGGGGTTCGAACCCCCTAGGGGACGCCACTTCTTTCCTTCCTTATTGCTTCGTATTTTCTTTTGCTCCATGAGTTTCAACCGATACAGATCCAGCCGATCTGACACGTTGCGGACCATTATAGTTTGGGCAACAGACGATCCGGTGAAATGAATTCCAGCCCCTGAGCTTCCGCCACGCCTTCACAGGTCAGCTTGCCCTGGGCCACATTCAATCCCGCCAGGAAGCCTGGATCGCCATCGAGCGCACTGCGCACCCCGTAATCCGCCAGCCGCAACACATACGGCAAGGTCGCGTTGGTCAATGCCAGAGTGGACGTGCGCGCCACGGCCCCCGGCATGTTGGCGACGCAATAGTGAACGATGCCGTCGACGACGTAGGTGGGGTCATCGTGAGTGGTGGGGCGCGACGTTTCGGCACAGCCGCCCTGGTCAATCGCCACATCCACCAGGGCCGCCCCCTCCGGCATGACCTGCAACAGATCCCGGGTAATCAGTCGGGGCGCCGAAGAGCCGGGAATCAACACCGCCCCCACGACCAGATCGGCATCGGCCAGAACCGATTCGATGGCGTCACGGGTCGAATAAAGCGTGGTGACCTGCCCCCGGTACAACTGGTCCAGTTCCCGCAACACCGGCACGGAGCGATCCATGACGGTCACGTGGGCACCCAGCCCAACCGCCAGTTGTGCCGCGTTTCGTCCCACCACGCCGCCACCGATGATCACGACATTGCCCGAATGCACCCCGGGAACACCTGACAGCAGCACTCCACGACCACCGTTTACTTTCTCCAGCGCCTGGGCTCCGGCCTGGATGGCCAGACGCCCGGCGACCTCGGACATGGGCGCCAGTAAAGGCAACTGCCCGTGGACATCGGTCACGGTTTCATAAGCAATACAGGTAGCGCCGGATGCCAGCAGGTCGCGGGTCTGCTCCGGGTCCGGAGCCAGGTGCAGGAAGGTGAACAGGACATGATGCGGCGCCAGCTTGCGACGCTCTTCCGCCAGCGGCTCCTTGACCTTGACCAGCAACTGCGCCGCCTTGAACACTGCGTCGGCATCATCGGCTATACGCGCTCCAGCCCGTTCGTAAAGCTCATCGGTAAACCCTGAGCCCTCTCCGGCACCACGCTGGACAACGACCGTATGGCCGTGCTCGGTCAGCTCGCGAGTGCCGGCCGGCGTTAGCCCGACGCGGTATTCGTGGTTCTTGATCTCCCGGAGCACTCCCACGGTGGTCATGACACCCTCCTCAAACCTCGTCAACAGTCTGCCTGCCGGCCTCCGGAACGGGGTCGGCGCCGTTTCGTCACTGAAGTATAGGAAAGGATGGAGGAGCTATCGTCATCAACTCGCCGGTCAAAAGCCGGCGTACAACTCTTAATTTTTGCAAAATCACCGGCTTATTCAGCGTACCGACAGGGCATGGGCGCAGATGTGCTGCTATAGTGGCTAAAGGGCTGATTGCTCGTTGTTTTTCTGTCGAACTTTTAGCCAACTGATGCCAGCCCCCGCCAGCCGCCCGGCCCAAAACGCCTGGCCAGAAGGCTTCGGGACATTCGGTTTACCTGAGACCATGAACTCGACAGCATGCCCAAATTGTCGACGCGACTAAGCCAGTTCAAAGCCAGTTCGCCCCTCTCCTTCCGGCTACTGGCCTATATCCTGTTGTTCAGTTCCCTGTTTACCCTGGTTGCGTCGGCCATTCAGGTCTACACCGACTATCGCAAGGATGTGTCCCTGGTAGACGAGCGCATGGCGGTGATCGAAACCAGCTACGCCAGCAGCCTGTCACGCAGCCTCTGGGCACTGGACCAGAAACTGCTGCAGGTGCAGATGGAAGGTATCCTCAGCCTGCCGGACATCGTGCACCTCAGGCTCAAGATCTACCCGGACTCCGAAGTGGTGATGGGTGAAATACCCCGGGAAACCTCCACCATGACCCGCTCTTTCGTCCTCAACCATGAAGGCGACGAGGTCTACAAACTGGGCAAACTGACCATTACCGCCAGCCTGGCGGACATCTACCAGGACCTGCGACGCAAGGTGCTGGTGATTCTCACCACCCAGTTCTTCAAGACGTTCCTCATCTCCGTGCTGATCATCTGGATCTTCCAGTTTTTCGTCACCCGTCACCTGTCCACCATGGCCAACTACACCCGAGGCTTCTCCCTGCGTAACCTGCAGCAGCCGTTGCAACTGGACCGGCCCGACACCGACATGAATCGCCGCGACGAGCTGGCTCAGGTGGTGGACGCCTTCAACCAGATGCGGGAACGGCTCAACGAGGACATCCAGCGCCAGGAGGAGGATGCTTCGGAGATCCGCAAACT includes the following:
- a CDS encoding ATP-binding cassette domain-containing protein, producing the protein MPLLSLENVSLAFGLHPLLDDAQLTVERGERVCLLGRNGEGKSTLLKVVQGLATPDSGSVRLDDGSVLASLPQMLPSDDERSAYQVVADAFPETGALLAEFHTLSQQADEASLDRLMKVQEKLEALDGWRLDQKVNAILAQFSIDPDSVLKTLSGGWQRRVLLAKALVAEPDILLLDEPTNHLDVPAIAWLEDTLRQFAGAILFVSHDRAFIRRLATRVVELDRGQLVSFAADYDRYLTLKEKALEEEERHNAEFDRKLKQEEAWIRQGIKARRTRNMGRVRALKAMRDERRQRRERGGNASFAIEDAARSGKLVVEARQASFAYDESKPVIRDLELTVIRGDKIGLIGENGTGKTTLVRLLLGDLDPTDGAVRLGTNRSVAYFDQLRGELDPELNALDNLAEGREFIEINGQKKHVLGYLQDFLFSPERARSPVSVFSGGERARLMLAKLFSKPANILVLDEPTNDLDVETLELLESQLVSFGGTVLVISHDREFLDNVVTDTLVLDGSGQVRNYVGGYSDWRRQGGRFPSEIPAEAPRKAAAKPAKKEAEAARPASPRKLSYKLKLELEALPERIAGLESEIEVWQGKVSEPDFYNRPHEEVSQALAHLADKEKELEAAMERWMELEDMAGA
- a CDS encoding MOSC domain-containing protein; this encodes MAKVKVEQLFYYPVKSLRGVSLTSMTLDDFGPAGDRRWMLVDPEGCFVTQREQPRLALIQADLHDGRLVLTLPGEADAVAVEPSGTEQRVRVWRDWVKARFAAGDASERLSRWLYTPVSLVYMPNSSLRPVDHNYSLAERRVSFADGFPFLVTHTASLQALSARAGQDFDMRRFRPNIVVSGGDAFAEDQWRALTIDGLRLDLVKPCSRCVMTTVDPDKGEKAADLQPLRELGRFRRTPDGVMFGVNGIHSGTGGIRVGDWFDVELKEEH
- a CDS encoding flagellar assembly protein T N-terminal domain-containing protein, yielding MVVLRRLLIGLAFVSQVQAAWHSGEGSAAIINDNYGFAMREAAQVAIRDAVLSAGASVSLVKDVDVQLASPEGGVLFVTRDGGLIRSVQLVKEYEYDARARVQLRLDIARADQVCGAPPISKSVTLLPFTLDTADQSAWGQLERLPEALTERFREALNGVPKDFLVNEVVDRPLPIQVNAGSRDRPAGLEYRYLAERSRSQYVMQGRIDNISLGQVDGGLLGGDSLVRQFSMTVDIVDGLSGDVIRSQQYRTRTVWPFKATERVGVDSDRFWDSEYGLEVERLTKTAVDDMAGLVACARPAARVIRVQPNRVDVAIGARQGLRRDTVFRLKYEERFIDDQGVSYASFSDSGLDFEVVRVFPDHSVLAPVTGIMPASIQVRDLVQLDSFWE
- a CDS encoding LPP20 family lipoprotein; protein product: MRLVIFLISLSLLLTACSAEQLTRYKIMDKDEKTVLEAEGYAPINTQPGPSYEEKLMQAMEASREEAYERLAEQIYGVKVRARTSVDDQGVEHEVREVRVEGIVRGAAIVAHGIDGKMYTTKLTLDKSVLDELDESVTESSLQDHPWWY
- a CDS encoding flagellar basal body L-ring protein FlgH — its product is MPIWLQGCATTDEQASNDYTHRLETGSPMGQLEEADPDDPFFAAMEPQAEPAEQVPTGSIYQPGVSRGLYQERSHFHVGDIISVQLEESTKATKKGTTSLKKTSQFNLEPIGVPGGNLEIGDNEVQLDLDQEQTFKGDGTASQSNGFEGELTVAVTKVLRNDNLVIRGDKWLLINNGKEYIRLTGVIRAKDVNDNNTIDSSKIANARIEYSGTGSLADSQRLGWLADKLNDPEVWPF
- a CDS encoding response regulator transcription factor — translated: MYQALLVDDDRELTGMLTAYLNREGFGVKAVHTGEEGEMEALSGRHDIVVLDVMLPGLSGIEVLGRIRGQSQVPVLLLTARGDDIDRISGLDLGADDYVPKPTSPGELVARLRAILRRTHREAQQTPENGLIQAGALNLWPSRRTAEWNGAPLQLTSTEFNLLEELARHAGKLVSKQELSSNALGRPLTRFDRRIDVHVSSIRQKLGQRPDGQSWIHTVRGLGYMLVTE
- a CDS encoding sensor histidine kinase → MKPSPLFWKFFIAFWLAITLSFFVGAALFRFTDHNRPDPKTAERMMSIDHSRRVIERDGIEVARPLLDWVTRPGGGSLALLDSNDKVIAGQRPDQFATVIPVTGPEGQRFRFVSADRLQHLGPPRPNDLVPVAIGAVVSVLFSLFLAWYLARPLILIRDGLRSIGGGQLSTRVRHLLGRRKDEIGELGDDFDRMASHLQKLIEEKRRLLHDISHELRSPLARLRVATGLLTQSRDPQPGMLERIEREAERLEGLIEEILTLSYLESGSDKPLTERVDVIELLNVIADDADFEASSKRCAVTLEAPGQFVTRVSGELLYRAFENVIRNAVKYTTEGTTVRISVAVDTGSEQLAVDIIDQGPGVPESMLDDIFLPFKRLDSQQTTEGVGLGLAIAQRAIAVHNGHISASQATGGGLHVTIRLPRWEDSGD
- a CDS encoding TetR/AcrR family transcriptional regulator; translated protein: MTDGKHDPVNAVGGGLRDSIQYQGRKTVRAKSEQRRRQILEAALDIATTDGVREIKHRSVARRAGVPLASTTYYFRDIDELILDAFILFAEKSNQRIRDFYTAMETIIDGEASEERLSAAPGRAGLAEALAQCATRYFATQIRDNRNAILVEKAFLVEAMRDTLLEELARNYRRAWIDSVQALLVRLGASHPRRDAELLVGLVTGLGFDGVLLGRAFDAGWLRALFERMIRMVLDSEFGAPAAIGGDLCVSGCRSVAAVFPTGQADGDV
- a CDS encoding DUF924 family protein: MFSWEEVLYFWFGELDDDGVPATELRQRWFQASRSFDWEIRRRFFSLVLVASENGLESWRDEPGGALAELLLLDQFPRNIHRGRAMAFDADPQALKNCLAGLERGHDVTLPLIQRAFFFMPLQHSEKLTHQERGVALYEQLVALADGRLKDVLRSFHQSAVSHRDIVARFGRFPHRNRLLGRRSTPEEEGYLRDGGPAFGQ